A single genomic interval of Adhaeribacter pallidiroseus harbors:
- the rpsG gene encoding 30S ribosomal protein S7 produces MRKAKPKNRILLPDPKYKETLVTRFVNYLMYDGKKSIAYNIFYDACEVIERRTKENGLETWKKALNNIMPSVEVKSRRVGGATFQVPTEVRPDRKISLGIKWMILYARKRGEKTMTDKLAGEIIAAAKGEGAAVKKKDDTHRMAEANKAFSHFRF; encoded by the coding sequence ATGAGAAAAGCAAAGCCTAAAAATAGAATTCTCCTTCCAGATCCAAAATACAAAGAAACATTAGTAACGCGTTTTGTTAATTACCTCATGTATGATGGTAAGAAAAGCATAGCGTACAATATTTTCTATGATGCTTGTGAAGTAATTGAGCGGAGGACGAAAGAGAACGGTTTAGAAACTTGGAAGAAAGCGTTAAACAACATAATGCCAAGTGTAGAAGTAAAAAGCCGCCGGGTTGGAGGTGCTACATTTCAAGTTCCAACGGAAGTAAGACCAGATAGAAAGATATCCTTAGGTATTAAGTGGATGATTTTATATGCTAGAAAGCGCGGTGAAAAAACAATGACAGATAAATTAGCCGGAGAAATCATTGCTGCAGCTAAAGGAGAGGGTGCCGCTGTTAAGAAAAAAGATGATACTCACCGGATGGCAGAAGCAAATAAAGCCTTCTCACATTTTAGATTTTAA
- the rpsL gene encoding 30S ribosomal protein S12, giving the protein MPTIQQLVRKGREKLTTKSKSPALDSCPQRRGVCTRVYTTTPKKPNSAMRKVARVRLTNGKEVNAYIPGEGHNLQEHSIVLIRGGRVKDLPGVRYHIIRGALDTAGVNGRLQRRSKYGAKRPKPGQAAAAGKGAPAKKKK; this is encoded by the coding sequence ATGCCTACTATACAGCAATTAGTAAGAAAGGGTAGAGAAAAGTTAACAACCAAATCAAAGTCTCCTGCCTTAGATTCATGCCCGCAAAGAAGAGGTGTGTGTACTCGTGTTTATACAACCACTCCTAAAAAACCAAACTCTGCTATGAGAAAAGTTGCTAGGGTTCGGTTAACTAACGGAAAGGAGGTAAATGCATATATTCCTGGGGAAGGACATAATTTGCAAGAACACTCAATAGTATTAATCCGGGGAGGTAGAGTGAAAGATTTGCCGGGAGTGCGTTATCACATTATTCGTGGTGCTTTAGACACGGCTGGAGTTAACGGAAGATTACAAAGAAGATCTAAATATGGTGCTAAAAGACCTAAACCAGGTCAAGCTGCAGCGGCTGGAAAAGGAGCACCAGCTAAGAAGAAAAAATAA